In Microcebus murinus isolate Inina chromosome 20, M.murinus_Inina_mat1.0, whole genome shotgun sequence, the following are encoded in one genomic region:
- the C20H3orf22 gene encoding uncharacterized protein C3orf22 homolog, with protein sequence MDAVTHKRRHHSKSQRSKAQAAAFASTFPYRFSWLTESPVEALQPWESEDTSVKDLLPLQKSLVPTRSIPVPGLGAPGLSTPGGLPPRPPLGLLWELRLLSRRFRARGSPV encoded by the exons ATGGACGCGGTGACCCACAAGAGACGCCACCACAGCAAGTCACAGAGGAGCAAGGCCCAGGCGGCCGCGTTCGCCAGCACCTTCCCGTACAG GTTCTCGTGGCTCACGGAGTCCCCAGTGGaggccctgcagccctgggagtCCGAGGACACCTCGGTGAAGGACCTGCTGCCCCTGCAGAAGAGCCTCGTGCCGACCCGCTCCATCCCCGTCCCCGG GCTCGGGGCGCCCGGCCTCAGCACGCCGGGCGGCCTCCCCCCGCGGCCTCCGCTCGGCCTCCTGTGGGAGTTGAGGCTGCTGAGCCGCCGCTTCCGGGCCCGGGGGTCGCCCGTGTAG